One part of the Ailuropoda melanoleuca isolate Jingjing chromosome 6, ASM200744v2, whole genome shotgun sequence genome encodes these proteins:
- the ZIC4 gene encoding zinc finger protein ZIC 4: MRYKTSLVMRKRLRLYRNSLKESSSSSGHHGPQLAAASSPSVFPGLQEQPPQASPSSTLNGLLRLGFPGDMYARPEPFAPGPVARSDALAAAAALHSYGGMNLTVNLAAPHGPGAFFRYMRQPIKQELICKWLAADSPAAPRLCSKTFSTMHELVTHVTVEHVGGPEQANHICFWEECPRQGKPFKAKYKLVNHIRVHTGEKPFPCPFPGCGKVFARSENLKIHKRTHTGEKPFRCEFEGCERRFANSSDRKKHSHVHTSDKPYTCKVRGCDKCYTHPSSLRKHMKVHGRSPPPPSSGYDSATPSALVSPSSDFGREPPVASSAAVVARGADLSE; this comes from the exons ATGAGATACAAGACTTCCTTGGTGATGAGGAAAAGATTACGGCTTTACCGAAACTCCCTGAAAGAGTCCA GTAGCAGCTCCGGACACCATGGCCCCCAGCTTGCTGCCGCCTCCAGTCCCTCGGTGTTCCCGGGCCTTCAAGAGCAGCCGCCCCAGGCCTCCCCCAGCAGCACTTTGAATGGACTCCTGCGTCTGGGGTTCCCTGGAGACATGTACGCGCGACCCGAACCCTTTGCGCCGGGGCCGGTGGCCCGCAGCGACGCCCTGGCAGCTGCCGCGGCCCTGCATAGCTACGGGGGCATGAACCTGACCGTGAACCTCGCCGCTCCCCACGGTCCCGGCGCCTTCTTCCGCTACATGCGCCAGCCGATCAAACAGGAGCTCATCTGCAAGTGGCTGGCAGCGGATAGCCCCGCGGCCCCGCGCCTCTGCTCCAAAACTTTCAGCACCATGCACGAGCTGGTCACGCACGTCACCGTGGAACACGTCGGCGGCCCGGAGCAGGCCAACCACATCTGCTTCTGGGAGGAGTGTCCGCGCCAGGGCAAGCCCTTTAAAGCCAAATACAAACTTGTAAATCACATCCGCGTgcacacgggcgagaagccctTCCCCTGTCCTTTCCCGGGGTGTGGGAAGGTCTTTGCTAGATcagaaaatctcaaaatacacaaaagaactCACACAG GGGAGAAGCCCTTCAGGTGCGAGTTCGAGGGCTGCGAGCGGCGCTTCGCCAACAGCAGCGACCGAAAGAAGCACTCGCACGTGCACACGAGCGACAAGCCATACACGTGCAAAGTGCGCGGCTGCGACAAGTGCTACACGCACCCCAGCTCGCTGCGTAAGCACATGAAGGTGCACGGGCGCTCACCACCGCCGCCTAGCTCTGGCTACGACTCGGCCACGCCGTCTGCCCTCGTGTCGCCCTCGTCGGACTTCGGCCGCGAGCCCCCGGTGGCCTCCTCGGCGGCGGTGGTGGCGCGTGGCGCCGACCTGAGCGAATG
- the ZIC1 gene encoding zinc finger protein ZIC 1 has protein sequence MLLDAGPQYPAIGVTTFGASRHHSAGDVAERDVGLGINPFADGMGAFKLNPSSHELASAGQTAFTSQAPGYAAAAALGHHHHPGHVGSYSSAAFNSTRDFLFRNRGFGDAAAAASAQHSLFAASAGGFGGPHGHTDAAGHLLFPGLHEQAAGHASPNVVNGQMRLGFSGDMYPRPEQYGQVTSPRSEHYAAPQLHGYGPMNVNMAAHHGAGAFFRYMRQPIKQELICKWIEPEQLANPKKSCNKTFSTMHELVTHVTVEHVGGPEQSNHICFWEECPREGKPFKAKYKLVNHIRVHTGEKPFPCPFPGCGKVFARSENLKIHKRTHTGEKPFKCEFEGCDRRFANSSDRKKHMHVHTSDKPYLCKMCDKSYTHPSSLRKHMKVHESSSQGSQPSPAASSGYESSTPPTIVSPSTDNPTTSSLSPSSSAVHHTAGHSALSSNFNEWYV, from the exons ATGCTCCTGGACGCCGGCCCCCAGTACCCCGCGATCGGCGTGACCACCTTTGGCGCGTCCCGCCACCACTCGGCGGGCGACGTGGCCGAGCGCGACGTGGGCCTGGGCATCAACCCGTTCGCCGACGGCATGGGCGCCTTCAAGCTCAACCCCAGCTCCCACGAGCTGGCCTCCGCCGGCCAGACGGCCTTCACGTCGCAGGCGCCCGGCTACGCGGCTGCCGCGGCCCTGGGCCATCACCACCACCCGGGCCACGTCGGCTCCTATTCGAGCGCAGCTTTCAACTCCACGCGGGACTTTCTGTTCCGCAACCGGGGCTTTGGCGACGCGGCAGCGGCGGCCAGCGCTCAGCACAGTCTGTTCGCTGCTTCAGCCGGAGGCTTCGGGGGCCCACACGGTCACACGGACGCCGCGGGCCACCTCCTCTTCCCTGGCCTTCACGAGCAGGCGGCGGGCCACGCGTCTCCCAACGTGGTCAACGGGCAGATGAGACTTGGCTTCTCCGGGGACATGTACCCGCGGCCCGAACAGTACGGCCAGGTGACCAGCCCGCGTTCGGAGCATTATGCCGCGCCGCAGCTGCACGGTTACGGGCCCATGAACGTGAACATGGCCGCGCACCACGGCGCTGGCGCCTTCTTCCGTTACATGCGCCAACCCATCAAGCAAGAGCTCATCTGCAAGTGGATCGAGCCCGAGCAGCTGGCCAACCCCAAAAAGTCGTGCAACAAAACTTTCAGTACCATGCACGAGTTGGTCACGCACGTCACCGTGGAGCACGTCGGCGGACCTGAGCAGAGTAACCACATCTGCTTTTGGGAGGAGTGTCCGCGCGAGGGCAAGCCCTTCAAAGCCAAATACAAACTGGTCAACCACATCCGCGTgcacacgggcgagaagccctTCCCCTGTCCCTTTCCTGGCTGCGGCAAGGTCTTCGCGCGTTCTGAGAACTTAAAGATCCACAAAAGGACGCACACAG GGGAGAAGCCCTTCAAGTGCGAGTTCGAAGGCTGCGACCGACGCTTTGCCAATAGCAGCGACCGCAAGAagcacatgcacgtgcacacgaGCGACAAGCCCTATCTTTGCAAGATGTGCGACAAGTCCTATACGCACCCCAGCTCGCTGCGCAAACACATGAAG GTCCACGAATCCTCCTCGCAGGGCTCGCAGCCTTCGCCCGCCGCCAGCTCCGGCTACGAGTCCTCCACGCCGCCCACCATCGTGTCTCCCTCCACAGACAACCCGACCACCAGCTCCCTGTCGCCCTCCTCCTCCGCAGTCCACCACACAGCCGGCCACAGCGCGCTCTCTTCCAATTTTAATGAATGGTAcgtttaa